One window of Anaerolineales bacterium genomic DNA carries:
- a CDS encoding tetratricopeptide repeat protein: protein MINEFDPEVLLPEGLDDRIEGILREMELSIRWRRPCILFAIYGSEFVRQDVQSDLDNHFFDLGQKTIPLPISDSHNNIVQILDGFDDKAGSIFIVGGSHLVPGTQSAFFSNLNGLREFFIENNIRIIFWLTQNEIIKLARLAPDFWGLRAQVVEFTESPRRNHILTQTLESIWQGTGEYDDQIDDADEKISYRESLLTDLPAGGESSSIRANMLLTLGILHWRKGEYEKAESLLEEAIELSVKLDNKWLEAECLNARAFVYTGMGKVDHAIDSYKQAIRLLPNQIFAWNNLGNLCAKIGRNDEAIVTFSKAVECNPEDSIAWNGLGNVYQAIGYYDDAITSYRKSIQFTSTFAQPWNGLGDVYSIMGRMEDAIAAYERSINISRSYAEPWNGLAKIFLKQERYRDAIKAYQRILSINERDCRAWNQLGMAQLNTGDLASAEKSFRNAIRVDRTFGRSYNNLGVLFAKLDRVEEAITLLTKSLDFLNNEEERAEIWNELGELYRRVNKYDLAVQAYKNADLKNRGNQPHEIEAATAVTVSKTESDLVIAPPQLIEQKTAEETTPGFELRLNVVEPPAWLKVRESTAPEAGARETIKGVDMQPDAQTNMNEYELPMEKSGSESKVDAPAWNEIGNEHFRKGNYGEAIISYNKAVQKDPAFGMPYANMGLISLMQGRFSEAILLYNKSAQLLKTNTERAVVYNGLGNSYRAVGDYEKAAVCFRKAAELDPDRSGIQDRMGACQIGESSTSPAFWKELGLAFLENSSFNEALTSLNKAAELDPSDGWIHLNIGKALSFSGKYAEAIAPYARSLDHFKNNKEKAVAMNLMGNAYRKLNNYDKAIECFQRAVVLNDEGVNLVTRARFSLLSNCLAE, encoded by the coding sequence ATGATTAACGAATTCGATCCTGAAGTCCTTCTTCCAGAAGGATTGGATGACAGAATCGAAGGCATTCTCCGCGAGATGGAGTTGTCGATCCGTTGGCGGCGGCCATGCATCCTGTTCGCAATCTACGGTTCGGAATTCGTGCGCCAGGATGTACAGTCCGATCTCGATAACCACTTCTTCGATCTTGGGCAAAAAACGATCCCGCTGCCAATATCGGACAGTCACAATAATATCGTCCAGATCCTGGATGGCTTTGACGATAAGGCCGGCTCGATTTTTATCGTGGGCGGCTCTCATCTGGTCCCGGGGACGCAGTCTGCGTTCTTCAGTAATTTGAATGGGCTGCGCGAGTTTTTCATCGAGAACAATATAAGAATTATCTTCTGGCTGACCCAGAATGAGATCATCAAACTCGCGCGGCTTGCTCCGGATTTCTGGGGTCTCCGCGCCCAGGTCGTCGAATTCACTGAATCGCCCCGCCGGAACCATATTCTCACACAAACCCTCGAATCGATCTGGCAGGGGACGGGGGAGTATGACGACCAGATCGATGACGCCGACGAGAAGATTTCCTACCGCGAATCTTTGCTGACCGATCTGCCTGCCGGCGGGGAGTCGAGCTCGATCCGGGCAAACATGCTTTTGACCCTTGGCATCCTTCACTGGCGCAAGGGCGAGTATGAAAAAGCGGAATCCCTGCTTGAAGAGGCCATCGAATTATCGGTGAAGTTGGATAATAAATGGCTTGAAGCGGAATGCCTCAATGCGCGCGCCTTTGTTTATACGGGCATGGGCAAGGTCGACCATGCCATCGATTCCTACAAACAGGCGATCCGGCTGCTGCCCAACCAGATCTTTGCCTGGAACAACCTCGGCAACCTTTGCGCAAAGATCGGCAGGAATGACGAGGCGATCGTGACATTCTCGAAGGCAGTCGAATGCAATCCGGAGGATTCCATTGCCTGGAATGGGCTTGGAAACGTGTACCAGGCCATCGGCTATTATGATGACGCCATCACATCCTATCGGAAGTCCATTCAATTCACCTCGACCTTTGCGCAGCCCTGGAATGGGTTGGGTGATGTCTATTCGATCATGGGTCGCATGGAGGATGCGATTGCCGCATACGAAAGGTCCATAAACATAAGCAGGAGTTATGCCGAGCCCTGGAATGGATTGGCAAAGATCTTTCTCAAACAGGAACGCTACCGTGACGCCATAAAAGCGTACCAGCGCATCCTGTCCATCAATGAACGGGATTGCAGGGCTTGGAATCAGCTTGGGATGGCTCAGCTCAATACCGGCGACCTAGCCTCCGCTGAAAAATCCTTCCGCAATGCGATCCGCGTTGACCGCACCTTTGGAAGGTCCTACAACAACCTCGGGGTCCTATTCGCAAAATTGGATCGGGTTGAGGAGGCCATTACTCTCCTGACCAAAAGCCTGGATTTTCTTAATAACGAGGAAGAACGGGCGGAAATTTGGAACGAATTGGGTGAGCTATACAGGCGTGTCAACAAATATGATCTTGCGGTTCAGGCATACAAGAATGCCGACTTAAAGAATCGCGGGAATCAGCCGCATGAGATTGAAGCCGCAACAGCAGTGACGGTTTCCAAAACCGAATCAGATCTCGTAATTGCCCCTCCTCAGCTGATTGAACAGAAAACAGCGGAAGAGACCACCCCGGGATTTGAACTCAGACTGAATGTTGTTGAACCCCCGGCGTGGTTAAAGGTAAGAGAAAGTACCGCCCCGGAGGCAGGTGCAAGAGAAACCATCAAAGGAGTCGATATGCAGCCAGATGCGCAAACAAACATGAACGAATATGAACTCCCCATGGAAAAAAGCGGATCGGAATCCAAAGTGGACGCCCCCGCCTGGAACGAGATCGGAAACGAGCATTTTCGAAAAGGCAATTACGGCGAAGCCATCATCTCCTACAACAAGGCGGTCCAAAAAGACCCTGCCTTTGGAATGCCGTACGCAAACATGGGACTGATCAGCCTGATGCAGGGCCGGTTCTCTGAAGCGATCCTTCTGTATAACAAAAGCGCGCAATTGCTCAAAACCAATACAGAAAGGGCTGTTGTCTACAACGGCCTGGGAAATTCGTACCGGGCTGTCGGCGACTACGAAAAGGCGGCAGTCTGTTTCCGCAAAGCAGCCGAACTTGACCCTGATAGATCCGGCATTCAGGATCGCATGGGAGCCTGCCAAATCGGCGAGTCCTCGACCAGCCCCGCGTTTTGGAAGGAGCTTGGGCTGGCATTCCTCGAAAACAGTTCATTTAATGAGGCGTTGACTTCATTGAATAAAGCCGCCGAACTCGACCCATCCGATGGATGGATCCACCTCAACATCGGAAAGGCGCTTTCATTCTCGGGAAAGTATGCGGAGGCGATTGCGCCTTATGCCAGGAGCCTCGATCATTTCAAGAACAACAAGGAAAAAGCCGTGGCGATGAACCTGATGGGCAATGCCTACCGGAAACTGAACAATTATGACAAGGCGATCGAATGTTTCCAGAGAGCGGTCGTTTTAAATGACGAGGGCGTGAATCTTGTGACGCGTGCTCGTTTTAGCCTGCTGAGCAACTGCTTGGCAGAGTAA